A DNA window from Pongo abelii isolate AG06213 chromosome 2, NHGRI_mPonAbe1-v2.0_pri, whole genome shotgun sequence contains the following coding sequences:
- the ZNF660 gene encoding zinc finger protein 660 yields MRRKTRNFKHKTVKDNKVLTEGSDQESEKDNSQCYDPATNERVQAEKRQYVCTECGKAFSQSANLTVHERIHTGEKPYKCKECGKAFSHSSNLVVHQRIHTGLKPYTCSECGKSFSGKSHLIRHQGIHSGEKTYECKECGKAFSRSSGLISHHRVHTGEKPYTCIECGKAFSRSSNLTQHQRMHRGKKVYKCKECGKTCGSNTKIMDHQRIHTGEKPYECDECGKTFILRKTLNEHQRLHRREKPYKCNECGKAFTSNRNLVDHQRVHTGEKPYKCNECGKTFRQTSQVILHLRTHTKEKPYKCSECGKAYRYSSQLIQHQRKHNEEKETS; encoded by the coding sequence ATGAGGAGAAAGACAAGAAATTTCAAACATAAGACAGTTAAAGACAATAAAGTACTCACAGAAGGGAGTGACCAAGAATCTGAAAAAGACAATAGTCAGTGCTATGACCCTGCAACAAATGAGAGAGTTCAGGCTGAAAAGAGACAGTATGTATGTACtgagtgtgggaaagcctttagtcAAAGTGCAAACCTCACAGTACATGAGCGAATCCACAcgggagagaaaccctataagtGTAAGGAGtgtggaaaagctttcagtcatAGCTCTAACCTTGTTGTTCATCAGAGAATCCACACTGGACTGAAGCCCTATACatgcagtgaatgtgggaaatcTTTCAGTGGAAAGTCACATCTTATTCGGCACCAGGGAATCCACAGTGGGGAGAAAACTTATGAATGTAAagagtgtgggaaagcctttagtcGGAGTTCGGGCCTTATATCACATCACAGAGTTCACACCGGAGAGAAGCCCTATACTTGTATtgagtgtgggaaagcctttagccGTAGTTCAAACCTTACTCAACATCAGCGAatgcacagaggaaaaaaagtttacaaatgtAAGGAGTGTGGGAAAACATGTGGTTCTAATACAAAGATTATGGaccatcagagaattcacactggagagaagccttaTGAATGTGATGAGTGTGGAAAAACTTTCATCTTAAGGAAAACCCTTAATGAACACCAGAGACTTCATCGtagagagaaaccttacaaatgtaatgagTGTGGGAAGGCTTTTACTTCTAATCGAAACCTTGTTGATCATCagagagttcacactggagagaaaccctataaatgtaacGAATGTGGGAAAACCTTCAGGCAGACTTCTCAAGTTATTCTACACTTGAGAACCCACACTAAggagaaaccctataaatgtagTGAGTGTGGGAAAGCCTATCGGTATAGTTCACAGCTTATTCAACACCAGAGGAAACATAATGAGGAGAAAGAAACCtcataa